From a region of the Vanrija pseudolonga chromosome 2, complete sequence genome:
- the ARB_04177 gene encoding Extracellular protein codes for MKVTLALLTTLLVASSATATPIKQDIISKPTGFDINAINKQKVVSYGPRPYYLVEDLKAGPLKDKLAACGEKKAKPSKWVIGHRGGGTLQFPEHSLQSNLAGARMGAGVLECDVAFTKDLKLVCRHSHCDLHTTTNILTIPELAAKCTTPFQPANGTAPAKANCCTSDITLAEYKTLCAKMDSFNASATTPEAYQGGVPSWRTTLYNQCGTLLTLAEHIQVVEKLGLEHSPELKTPSVKMPFNGWTQEDYAQAFVDEFKKAGVKFNKVWAQSFLYSDILYWLKKEPAFGKQALFLDSVADTAGMDAAVANLTRYKADGVRLVSPPINYLLVQAEGNTTIVPSAYAKKANELGLGIITWSLERSPPPEIAHGTKDSYYSTFSNWISRDADILTVLDVLANQVKVKKIFADWTATAAFFGDCFGIKG; via the coding sequence ATGAAGGTCAccctcgcgctgctcacgacgctgctcgtggcctcgtcggccacaGCGACGCCCATCAAGCAGGACATCATCTCCAAGCCGACCGGCTTCGACATCAACGCCATCAACAAGCAGAAGGTGGTGTCGTACGGCCCGCGCCCGTactacctcgtcgaggacctcaaggccggcccgctcaaggacaagctTGCCGCAtgcggcgagaagaaggccaagccgTCCAAGTGGGTCATCGggcaccgcggcggcggaacCCTCCAGTTCCCGGAGCACTCGCTCCAGTccaacctcgccggcgcgcgcatgggcgccggcgtgctcgagtgCGACGTCGCCTTCACCAAGGACCTCAAGCTCGTTTGCCGCCACTCGCACTGCGACCTGCACACGACGACCAACATCCTGACcatccccgagctcgcggccaagTGCACCACGCCGTTCCAGCCCGCCAACGGCACCGcgcccgccaaggccaactGCTGCACCTCGGACATTACGCTCGCCGAGTACAAGACGCTGTGTGCCAAGATGGACTCGTTCAACGCCAGCGCGACCACGCCCGAGGCGTACCagggcggcgtgccctcgTGGCGCACGACGCTGTACAACCAGTGCGGCAcgctcctcaccctcgcggAGCACATCCAGGTCGTCGagaagctcggcctcgagcactCACCCGAGCTCAAGACGCCCTCGGTCAAGATGCCCTTCAACGGCTGGACGCAGGAGGACTATGCGCAGGCGTTTGTCGACGAGTTCAAGAAGGCCGGTGTCAAGTTTAACAAGGTCTGGGCGCAGAGCTTCCTCTACTCGGACATTCTGTACTGGCTCAAGAAGGAGCCTGCTTTCGGCAAGCAggccctcttcctcgacagTGTCGCCGACACGGCTGGCAtggacgcggcggtggccaaCCTGACGCGCTACAAGGCTGATGGCGTGCGCCTCGTCTCCCCGCCCATCAACTACCTCCTCGtccaggccgagggcaaCACGACCATCGTGCCGTCTGCCtacgccaagaaggccaacgagctcggcctcggcatcatcACCTGGTCGCTGGAGCGCTCGCCTCCCCCCGAGATCGCGCACGGCACCAAGGACTCGTACTACTCGACCTTCTCCAACTGGATCAGCCGCGACGCTGACATCctcaccgtcctcgacgtgctcgccaacCAGGTCAAGGTCAAGAAGATCTTTGCCGACTGGACCGCGACTGCCGCGTTCTTTGGCGACTGCTTCGGTATCAAGGGTTAA
- the PLT1_2 gene encoding Putative polyol transporter 1: MWRPSIPARAGPSSASHSPSLARSAAQLAAPHRRDAGDAPVDHTAGRPTGHGPQRAASRRRPGLGPCFARFGTHASHPHKSRASTHCRLDTMMPSRRSSPPRSTPASPRAASGLAKLATGLPPTTPGARRSVPPSPVLSARPTSGTSTPISAPTPRRGSASSILLPAGLGALTPLESSDDDGAPALPLRFAPDPVKLVSAQHPPARRVKTPIPPKLKQAKVTTAADKAKWEFHVVYRVGTVAWYSGRAWRVLLEHTSQDKRTHAEIISDVTEFCTPELEAHTQTFIKGALVARNPDAYASIPELSPNDVAALDYERDHKWAGTWTLYYAMGICALGAATQGWDQTGSNGANLSFPQEFGIHADYNQPGGRRDEWIVGLINSAPYLAAAVIGCWLSDPLNSVLGRRGETFLTALCLIATPIASGFARNWETLFAIRLVMGIGVGAKAATVPIYAAELSPARIRGALTMGWQLWVCFGIFLGFAANCVVKDVGKIAWRLQLGSAFIPALPLALGIFFAPESPRWLMKKGRKADAFAAFNRLRLHPVIAARDLYYSYVLYEEEKAQARGASYFSRLTDCFRIPRIRRANLAASTVMLAQQMCGINIISFYSSTVFAMGGFSASQALYASLGFGATNFLFAIPAVFTIDTFGRRALLLSTFPFMALFLLATGLAFLIHDPQTRTGLAAAFIYIFTMFYSVGEGPVAFMYSAEVFPTIQREQGMAWAVCVNNFFAAVLGMTFPSMVRAFGITGSFGFYAALNVVALVWIFLWIPETKALTLEEIDDVFSIPTTTFIKYETTVWLPHFIKKHVLRQNVPDIVPLLDKARIDDADDSEGGGKV; this comes from the exons ATGTGGCGTCCGTCGAtaccggcgcgcgccggacCTTCATCGGCCTCTCACTCCCCctctctcgctcgctcggcagcGCAGCTCGCAGCTCCGCACAGACGTGACGCCGGAGACGCACCAGTCGACCACACTGCGGGGCGACCCACGGGCCACGGACCCCAGCGCGCAGCGAGTAGGAGGCGGCCAGGCCTGGGACCGTGCTTTGCGCGATTTGGCACGCATGCATCGCACCCACATAAatcgcgcgcgagcacacATTGTCGCCTAGACACGATGATGCCttctcgccgctcgtcgccaccgaggagcacgccggcgtcgccgagggccgcctcggggctggccaagctcgccacCGGGCTTCCGCCAACGACACCgggtgcgcggcgcagcgtccCGCCCAGCCCTGTACTTTCGGCGCGCCCGACAAGCGGCACCTCGACGCCCATTtccgcgccgaccccgcgccggggctcggcgtcgagcatcCTCCTGCCCGCCGGACTcggcgcgctgacgccgctcgagtcaagcgacgacgacggcgcgccggcgcttCCTCTGCGCTTCGCGCCCGACCCCGTCAAGCTTGTTTCTGCGCAacacccgcccgcgcgccgcgtgaAAACGCCCATCCCGCCCAAGCTCAAGCAGGCCAAAGTCACCACCGCGGCAGACAAGGCCAAGTGGGAGTTCCACGTCGTGTACCGCGTCGGCACGGTCGCGTGGTACAGCGGCCGGGCGTGGcgcgtgctcctcgagcacacGAGCCAGGAT AAACGCACCCATGCCGAGATAATCTCCGACGTGACCGAGTTCTGCAcgcccgagctcgaagcCCACACGCAAACCTTCATCAagggcgcgctcgtcgcgcgcaacCCAGACGCGTACGCCTCCATCCCCGAGCTGTCGCccaacgacgtcgccgcgctcgactaTGAGCGCGACCACAAGTGGGCAGGAACATGGACGCTGTACTACGCCATGGGGAtctgcgcgctcggcgccgcgacgcagGGGTGGGACCAGACTGGGTCCAACGGCGCCAACCTCAGCTTTCCGCAGGAGTTTGGCATCCACGCCGACTATAACCagccgggcgggcggcgcgacgagtggATCGTCGGACTCATCAACTCGGCGCCGTACCTCGCCGCGGCAGTCAT cggctgctggctgtcTGACCCGCTCAACTCGGTgctcgggcgccgcggcgagacCTTCCTCACTGCCCTGTGCCTGATCGCGACGCCCATCGCGTCCGGCTTCGCGCGCAACTGGGAGACGCTGTTCGCCATCCGCCTAGTCATgggcatcggcgtcggcgccaaggcggccacGGTGCCGATCTAcgcggccgagctgtcgCCCGCGCGCATCCGCGGCGCGTTGACCATGGGGTGGCAGCTGTGGGTTTGCTTTGGTATCTTTTTGGGCTTTGCGGCCAACTGCGTCGTCAAGGACGTGGGGAAGATTGCGTGGCGGCTGCAGCTTGGGAGTGCGTTCATCCCTGCCTTGCC cctcgccctcggcatctTTTTCGCCCCCGAGTCCCCCCGCTGGCTGATGAAGAAGGgccgcaaggccgacgcATTCGCCGCCTTCAACCGTCTCCGCCTGCACCCCGTCATCGCCGCACGCGACCTGTACTACTCGTACGTGCTgtacgaggaggagaaggcgcaggcacgcggcgcgagctACTTCTCCCGCCTGACCGACTGCTTCCGCATCCCGCGCATCCGGcgcgccaacctcgccgcgtcgaccgtCATGCTCGCACAGCAGATGTGCGGCATCAACA ttATTTCGTTCTACTCGTCGACCGTGTTCGCGATGGGCGGGTTCTCGGCCTCGCAGGCGCTGTACGCGtccctcggcttcggcgcgACCAACTTCCTCTTTGCCATTCCCGCCGTGTTCACGATCGACACGTTTGGCCGTagggcgctgctgctctccaCGTTCCCCTTCATGgcgctcttcctcctcgctaCCGGGCTGGCATTCCTCATCCACGATCCGCAGACCCGTActggcctcgccgcggc GTTCATCTACATCTTCACCATGTTCTATTCTGTCGGCGAGGGCCCCGTCGCCTTTATGTACAGCGCCGAGGTGTTCCCTACGATTCAGCGCGAGCAGGGCATGGCGTGGGCCGTGTGCGTGAACAACTTCTTCGcggccgtcctcggcatGACCTTCCCGAGCATGGTCCGGGCCTTTGGTATCACGGGATCAT TCGGATTCTACGCCGCCCtcaacgtcgtcgcgctcgtgtggATCTTCCTCTGGATCCCCGAGACAAAGGCCTtgacgctcgaggagattgacg ACGTCTTCTCGATCCCGACGACAACGTTCATCAAGTACGAAACGACCGTGTGGCTGCCCCACTTCATCAAGAAGCATGTGCTGCGCCAGAACGTGCCCGACATCGTGCCGCTACTGGACAAGGcgcgcatcgacgacgcagacgactcggagggcggcggcaaggttTAG